The following proteins are encoded in a genomic region of Corticium candelabrum chromosome 11, ooCorCand1.1, whole genome shotgun sequence:
- the LOC134187165 gene encoding ankyrin repeat and protein kinase domain-containing protein 1-like, with protein sequence MVDFTSSRSTIFRRREIVYSEEYDFLGSGGFGIVYRCRLAESRKVAAVKVLKMRHRLRQTEENTFVREASILQQLVDCPYIIRFLGLCIDPGHYAIVMEYVEFGDLENMLLSEVDDHPVLKQWRCRICMALELAKGMDYLHSLQPPIIHRDLKTTNVLVGRNYHCKIIDFGLATIRDISTQSTGNTMEGTLAFTAPEIFSRTVKREKEKKVDVYGYAMILWQLKEMKTPYAGELPFVTRVNVLAGQRPLLSDDDCVEGYREIIVRCWDGQPDCRLHFKEIVTMMDGIMSKIGTAALTPSPDRDATAFGITASFDSADLKLQASLPIETRSSSPANLEDFVRAAGDGKLLQMMKALCQLNDLNQQDSNGDVALCQASRGGHHDICSRLVMEYKVNVNARDSQGKSPIHHAAACGHDKVVELFVDNGATVDVIDDEGWSPLHYATQSGSLNSVRALLRKGVPLNAQTANGDTATHLAVLSSEFSPEVLKQLSGWPGVKLDLKNKEGESALDVAKRTGNRQAVEHLDTSSLCETPTLSKRQEIIQTSVQLSVSKVSRPTAVPRRNKPTIKPRPATWISSPERNTVDGSRLLSPGVLTYVKSKWTSFSVIAIALGTFLVALWLHSPLLEFAATGTLILLVLLRFLLNSISSGERTGEQHRW encoded by the exons ATGGTTGACTTCACGAGTAGTCGGTCAACGATATTTAGACGGCGAGAAATCGTTTACAGTGAGGAATATGATTTTCTAGGTTCCGGAGGGTTTGGTATCGTCTATCGATGTCGGTTGGCGGAGTCTAGGAAAGTAGCGGCGGTCAAAGTTCTCAAAATGCGACACAGACTGCGGCAAAC GGAAGAAAATACTTTCGTTCGAGAGGCAAGCATATTACAACAGCTTGTTGATTGCCCGTATATCATTCGTTTCTTGGGCTTGTGCATCGACCCTGGACATTATGCGATTGTTATGGAATACGTGGAGTTTGGAGATTTGGAGAACATGTTGCTTTCTGAAGTAGACGACCATCCGGTCTTGAAGCAATGGAGGTGTCGCATTTGCATGGCTCTAGAACTTGCCAAAGGGATGGACTatttacacagtctgcaacCACCGATTATTCACAGAGACTTGAAGACAACGAATGTGTTGGTGGGTCGCAACTACCACTGTAAA ATCATTGATTTTGGGCTGGCCACAATTCGAGATATTTCAACACAATCAACAGGAAACACGATGGAAGGAACGTTAGCATTTACTGCACCTGAAATATTTAGTAGAACAGTTAAGAGGGAGAAGGAAAAGAAAGTTGATGTTTACGG ATATGCAATGATTCTTTGGCAGTTGAAGGAAATGAAGACACCCTATG CTGGTGAGTTACCTTTTGTCACACGAGTCAATGTTCTGGCTGGTCAGAGGCCTTTACTAAGTGACGATGACTGTGTAGAGGGATATAGAGAGATCATTGTACGTTGCTGGGATGGACAACCTGACTGCAGACTACACTTCAAAG AGATCGTAACTATGATGGATGGAATCATGAGCAAAATTGGCACGGCAGCATTGACACCATCGCCTGATAGAGATGCTACAGCATTTGGTATCACTGCATCATTTgacagtg CAGATCTCAAGCTCCAAGCTAGTTTGCCGATCGAGACTAGGTCGTCCAGTCCAGCAAATCTCGAAGATTTTGTGAGGGCAGCTGGTGATGGCAAGCTACTACAGATGATGAAGGCTCTTTGCCAGCTGAACGATCTGAACCAGCAGGACTCCAACGGAGACGTAGCACTTTGCCAAGCTTCTAGAGGTGGACATCACGATATCTGCTCTAGGTTGGTGATGGAGTACAAAGTAAATGTCAACGCCAGAGACTCGCAGGGAAAAAGTCCTATCCATCACGCTGCAGCATGCGGACACGACAAGGTCGTAGAGCTGTTCGTTGACAATGGAGCCACCGTTGACGTCATAGACGACGAAGGGTGGAGTCCTCTACACTATGCGACTCAAAGCGGAAGTCTGAACTCTGTTCGAGCACTTCTTAGGAAAGGAGTACCGTTGAACGCGCAAACTGCAAACGGAGATACGGCAACGCACTTAGCAGTGCTATCAAGCGAATTCTCGCCTGAGGTACTCAAACAACTGAGTGGGTGGCCGGGAGTGAAATTAGATCTAAAGAACAAAGAAGGCGAGTCTGCACTAGATGTGGCCAAGAGAACTGGAAACAGGCAAGCTGTCGAACATCTTGATACCTCAAGCTTGTGTG AAACACCAACTTTGAGcaaaagacaagaaatcattcaAACTTCTGTGCAGTTGTCTGTTAGTAAAGTAAGCCGTCCTACTGCAGTACCTAGACGTAACAAGCCCACAATAAAACCACGACCAGCCACTTGGATTTCAAGTCCGGAGCGCAACACTGTTGACGGATCTCGTCTTTTGTcacctg GAGTACTCACTTACGTCAAGAGCAAGTGGACGTCGTTCAGTGTGATAGCCATAGCGCTTGGAACGTTTCTAGTTGCGCTCTGGCTACACAGTCCTCTACTGGAGTTTGCTGCGACCGGCACTCTTATCTTGCTGGTGCTGCTAAGATTTCTGTTGAATTCGATTTCAAGTGGTGAACGTACAGGTGAGCAACATCGTTGGTGA